One window from the genome of Acidimicrobiales bacterium encodes:
- a CDS encoding MCE family protein — protein MKAFTERNPYIIGGLVVLFIVVGTGAALLLNGGFFKSQYTVYGDFSDAAGIQPNNRVKVSGIDVGTVASVKAHGSKVRIKLKVDNGTELPVDTRAAIQVDTLLGSKSVTLVTGNDWSHLLKSGAVITKTETPIDLLDLQDISTPLLEKSDAKGLNQLMANLTAVSQGKHDEVAQLLDGLDRLTTVVNSRQGEARQLIDSARTLTSTLADRDQDLVGAVQQLDRVATLLVERRDELATLLASTADTTQRLTKLVKENRPDLDNVLDELHNDLVILSRHQGDLAESVSFLSDAIKGFASVGYSGADDYSNHWANIYAQLLGPADPDALYGACGLIDRALDLAVGNDPLPCNQRTGPVPGGVQSNATGGAASAKINGSAVPLSAAYAPMLTP, from the coding sequence GTGAAGGCGTTCACCGAGCGGAACCCGTACATCATCGGCGGCCTCGTGGTGCTGTTCATCGTGGTCGGCACGGGTGCGGCGCTGCTGCTGAACGGCGGCTTCTTCAAGTCGCAGTACACGGTCTACGGCGACTTCTCCGACGCAGCCGGGATCCAGCCGAACAACCGTGTGAAGGTGTCGGGGATCGATGTCGGCACCGTCGCGTCGGTGAAGGCCCACGGCTCGAAAGTGCGCATCAAGCTGAAGGTCGACAACGGCACCGAGCTGCCGGTCGACACCCGCGCCGCGATCCAAGTCGACACCCTGCTCGGCTCGAAGTCCGTGACGTTGGTGACCGGCAACGATTGGAGCCACCTGCTGAAGTCGGGTGCGGTCATCACCAAGACGGAGACGCCCATCGACCTGCTCGACCTGCAGGACATCAGCACACCGCTGCTCGAAAAGAGCGATGCCAAGGGCCTCAACCAGCTCATGGCCAACTTGACGGCGGTCTCGCAGGGCAAGCACGACGAGGTCGCGCAGCTGCTCGACGGCCTCGACCGCCTTACCACGGTGGTGAACTCCCGCCAGGGTGAGGCCCGCCAGCTCATCGACTCGGCCCGCACGCTCACCTCCACGCTCGCCGACCGGGACCAGGATCTCGTCGGTGCCGTGCAGCAACTCGACAGGGTGGCGACGCTGCTCGTCGAGCGCCGCGACGAGCTCGCCACCTTGCTGGCGAGCACCGCCGACACCACGCAGCGGCTCACCAAGCTGGTCAAGGAGAACCGCCCTGACCTCGACAACGTGCTCGACGAGCTGCACAACGACCTGGTGATCTTGAGCCGCCATCAGGGCGACCTGGCCGAGTCGGTGTCGTTCCTCTCGGACGCGATCAAGGGCTTCGCGTCGGTCGGCTACTCGGGCGCCGACGACTACTCGAACCATTGGGCCAACATCTACGCGCAGCTCCTCGGCCCTGCCGACCCTGACGCGCTGTACGGGGCGTGCGGCCTGATCGACCGCGCCCTCGACTTGGCCGTCGGCAACGACCCGCTGCCGTGCAACCAGCGGACCGGGCCCGTGCCCGGCGGCGTGCAGTCCAATGCCACCGGCGGCGCCGCCAGCGCAAAGATCAACGGCTCCGCCGTTCCCTTGTCCGCTGCTTACGCCCCGATGCTCACGCCATGA
- a CDS encoding MlaD family protein, protein MTASVTRSHHRGTRARRHRGATRLAIALFVVVVAALVPACSLSSPPKGYDVTATFSRAIGLYPNSTVRVQGISVGQVTKIRNVGDQVVVTLRVKSGTKVPADATAALVPASLLGERYVQLAPVYTGGPALQAGDEIRHTKVPAEFDELLRSLQDFTGSIDPKTASNLVTSLSSLLAGQGESLNRLIDSGAGTLQLLADKSGELGDILDSLSTLTTALQGHTGEIQKLISDYNLLAGVLSDNQGNLNTTITNTDALASEVTDLLQQHAAKLPFDVEQLTHVTRTVDRNFDSLQVLFSSTVRLFDAAGRAYDSQHNALTLNTQVSAGYTSEIIAYRLRDRISGLCRRLQIATCSDPATSPFNSIISQIPGLLGKLPGVNGTQPASTTAAATTSTPAASTTSPARASASATSGLDLSSLGLNADQRDALSHLTNDVMPVISSLSSDQLQALMTLTPEQILALGKLPVAQIPDKLNQIRAGSLAPDALLRTARPLLTGTSSNLALEGLTDSLVNALGTLGGS, encoded by the coding sequence ATGACCGCTTCTGTGACGCGCTCCCACCATCGGGGCACTCGTGCACGGCGACACCGCGGCGCGACGCGGCTCGCCATCGCGCTGTTCGTCGTCGTCGTGGCCGCGTTGGTGCCGGCCTGTTCGCTGAGCTCGCCGCCGAAGGGCTACGACGTCACTGCCACGTTCTCGCGGGCCATCGGCCTGTACCCGAACTCCACCGTCCGGGTCCAAGGCATTTCCGTCGGGCAGGTCACCAAGATCCGCAACGTCGGCGACCAGGTCGTGGTGACGTTGCGCGTCAAGTCCGGCACCAAGGTGCCGGCCGACGCGACGGCCGCCCTGGTGCCCGCCTCGCTGCTCGGTGAGCGCTACGTCCAGCTGGCCCCCGTCTACACCGGAGGCCCGGCGCTGCAAGCAGGCGATGAGATCCGCCACACGAAGGTCCCCGCCGAGTTCGACGAGCTGTTGCGGAGCTTGCAGGACTTCACGGGTTCCATCGACCCGAAGACCGCCTCGAACTTGGTCACCAGCCTGTCGAGCCTGCTCGCGGGCCAGGGTGAGTCGCTGAACCGGCTGATCGACAGCGGCGCCGGCACCTTGCAGCTGTTGGCCGACAAGAGCGGTGAGCTGGGCGACATCCTCGATTCGCTCAGCACGCTGACCACCGCGCTCCAGGGGCACACAGGTGAGATCCAGAAGCTGATCAGTGACTACAACCTGCTGGCCGGTGTGCTGTCCGACAACCAGGGCAACTTGAACACGACGATCACCAACACCGATGCGCTGGCTTCGGAGGTCACCGACCTGCTCCAGCAGCACGCCGCGAAGCTGCCGTTCGATGTCGAGCAGCTCACCCACGTGACCCGCACCGTCGACCGGAACTTCGACTCGCTCCAAGTCCTGTTCAGCTCGACCGTTCGCCTGTTCGACGCGGCTGGCCGCGCATACGACTCGCAGCACAACGCGCTGACGCTCAACACCCAGGTCAGCGCCGGCTACACCAGCGAAATCATCGCCTACCGCCTTCGCGACCGGATCTCTGGGCTGTGCCGCCGGTTGCAGATCGCGACCTGCTCCGACCCCGCCACGTCACCGTTCAACTCGATCATCAGCCAGATCCCGGGCCTCCTCGGCAAGCTGCCCGGCGTCAACGGCACCCAGCCGGCGAGCACGACGGCTGCGGCGACCACGTCGACCCCGGCTGCCTCCACCACCTCGCCCGCGAGAGCAAGCGCGTCGGCCACCTCGGGCCTGGACCTGTCGTCGCTCGGCCTCAACGCCGATCAGCGCGACGCCTTGTCGCACCTGACCAACGACGTCATGCCAGTGATCAGCTCGCTGAGCTCCGACCAGCTCCAGGCGCTGATGACCCTCACGCCAGAGCAGATCCTGGCGCTCGGCAAGCTTCCGGTCGCGCAGATCCCTGACAAGTTGAACCAGATCCGCGCCGGCTCGCTGGCGCCCGACGCGCTGCTGCGCACCGCGCGCCCGCTGCTCACCGGTACCAGCTCGAACTTGGCGCTGGAAGGCCTGACCGACTCCCTCGTCAACGCCCTCGGCACGCTGGGGGGCTCGTGA
- a CDS encoding MlaD family protein — translation MRRPDLHRLRRLRPLATLVVLLLACVGLTACWPMGGPATVKVYATIGDDPSGGNGGVGDMASGAPVEISDIPIGNVTRISLDKTQTKARLTLSVKKSAKVPADVSVRIRRSTPLGEKFVELVPANGAGSELLHDGQELSGVAVPDVEELVSSGTDLFAALSADQIAVLIDEGAKAFGGRGPQLRQILDDFDTVAKGYVTRTGTITNLVHDVKTLTDSLAPNSAANAQLLTNLAQTTQILSDQSNHFLDLLSSLNNLARQSTSLIRDNFDRIVLQTHTLRVLTDEVAKQQDALGNILKYLPAHNQTLIKGVDGQDFAQTMNDFVICGLPGGGEDPNDPVNSCGPYQGATK, via the coding sequence ATGCGCCGACCCGACCTGCACCGCCTGCGGCGGTTGCGCCCGCTGGCGACCCTCGTGGTCCTCTTGCTCGCGTGCGTCGGGCTGACCGCGTGCTGGCCGATGGGTGGTCCGGCCACCGTGAAGGTGTACGCGACGATCGGCGACGATCCGAGCGGCGGCAACGGTGGGGTGGGTGACATGGCGAGCGGAGCGCCGGTCGAGATCTCCGACATCCCTATCGGCAACGTCACCAGGATCTCGCTCGACAAGACCCAGACCAAGGCCCGCCTCACGTTGTCGGTCAAGAAGTCGGCGAAGGTGCCTGCTGACGTGAGCGTCCGCATCCGCCGCTCCACTCCACTGGGCGAGAAGTTCGTGGAGCTGGTGCCGGCCAACGGCGCCGGCTCAGAGCTGTTGCACGACGGGCAGGAGCTCTCGGGTGTCGCCGTCCCCGACGTCGAGGAGCTGGTCTCCTCGGGGACCGACCTGTTCGCCGCCCTGTCCGCTGACCAGATCGCCGTCCTCATCGACGAGGGCGCCAAGGCGTTCGGTGGGCGCGGACCGCAGCTCCGCCAGATCCTCGACGACTTCGACACCGTGGCCAAGGGCTACGTGACGCGCACAGGCACGATCACCAACCTCGTTCACGACGTCAAGACGTTGACGGACTCGCTCGCGCCCAACTCCGCGGCCAATGCCCAGCTGTTGACCAACCTCGCACAGACCACCCAGATCCTGTCGGACCAGTCGAACCACTTCCTCGATCTGCTGTCATCGCTCAACAACTTGGCCCGCCAGAGCACCAGCCTCATCCGCGACAACTTCGATCGGATCGTCCTCCAGACGCACACCTTGCGGGTGCTCACCGACGAGGTCGCCAAGCAACAAGACGCCCTCGGCAACATCTTGAAGTACCTGCCCGCCCACAACCAGACGCTGATCAAGGGCGTCGACGGCCAGGACTTCGCGCAGACCATGAACGACTTCGTGATCTGCGGCCTTCCCGGCGGCGGCGAAGATCCCAACGATCCCGTGAACAGCTGCGGGCCATATCAGGGAGCCACCAAGTGA
- a CDS encoding MlaD family protein, translating into MISRRIAINLAAFLIVAVLLVLYGIVDLFGNPLEHHRKAVATFPSAGGLHPHFLVSLQGVPVGEITSIKLGENGVKVSMSFDKGTHVPADVVARVIRSSPVGEQRIDLTTTDGGRGELPNGADIPIAKTDAVPPDVGQVLDDVRGLLDNLPTGDLNQLIHETAVGLSGRADDLKSIVDSLTTLSHAYLQHQDSFRQLLATSPTLLNGLADSGAQLQSGLERTHALTQLLANRRYDLVKLFDDLTSLGTVGDSVIQANRTNLTCILSDVADLSQFLQGSTLANLSTGLRLNLQFFGLVDKISPQGYAKDLGLNAPTRDDQTWLRVRTLIPPAQPPAASYSTKLPVSPIKMGAACRNVYGNGAPAVSQAGFKPLYGAQVIQPTEADAEAPKAALTGPAGASSATPAALASIQTGAPAPRATSGGADLALLLLGIVTIGLLVIAVPYFRYRWRD; encoded by the coding sequence GTGATCTCCCGTCGCATCGCCATCAACTTGGCCGCGTTCTTGATCGTCGCGGTCCTCTTGGTCCTGTACGGGATCGTCGACCTCTTCGGCAACCCGCTCGAGCACCACCGCAAGGCGGTCGCCACGTTCCCGTCGGCCGGCGGCCTGCACCCCCACTTCCTCGTCAGCCTGCAGGGTGTGCCGGTGGGGGAGATCACGTCGATCAAGCTCGGCGAGAACGGCGTGAAGGTCTCGATGTCCTTCGACAAGGGCACCCACGTGCCGGCCGACGTCGTGGCACGGGTGATCCGCTCGAGCCCCGTGGGTGAGCAGCGCATCGACCTCACCACGACCGATGGCGGCAGAGGCGAACTGCCCAACGGCGCCGACATCCCCATTGCCAAGACCGACGCCGTCCCGCCCGATGTCGGTCAGGTGCTCGACGACGTGCGTGGGCTGCTCGACAACCTCCCGACCGGCGACCTGAACCAGCTGATCCACGAGACCGCGGTGGGATTGAGCGGCCGAGCCGACGATCTCAAGTCGATCGTCGACTCGTTGACGACGCTCTCCCACGCGTACCTGCAACATCAAGATTCGTTCCGTCAGCTCCTGGCCACCTCGCCCACCTTGTTGAACGGGCTGGCCGACAGCGGCGCGCAGCTCCAGTCGGGACTCGAGCGCACCCACGCCCTCACCCAGCTGCTCGCCAACCGTCGCTACGACTTGGTCAAGCTGTTCGACGACCTCACGAGCCTCGGCACCGTCGGCGACAGCGTGATCCAGGCAAACCGCACCAACCTCACCTGCATCCTCTCCGACGTCGCCGACCTCAGCCAGTTCCTGCAGGGCAGCACGCTGGCCAACCTGTCGACGGGGCTGCGGCTGAACCTCCAGTTCTTCGGGTTGGTCGACAAGATCTCCCCGCAGGGCTACGCGAAGGACTTGGGTCTCAACGCGCCGACCCGCGACGACCAGACGTGGCTGCGGGTCCGGACCTTGATCCCACCTGCGCAACCACCGGCGGCGTCGTACTCGACGAAGTTGCCGGTGTCGCCGATCAAGATGGGGGCGGCGTGCCGCAACGTGTACGGCAACGGCGCTCCGGCCGTGAGCCAAGCCGGCTTCAAGCCCCTGTACGGCGCGCAGGTGATCCAGCCCACCGAAGCCGACGCGGAAGCGCCCAAGGCAGCTCTCACGGGCCCGGCTGGGGCGAGCAGCGCCACCCCGGCGGCGCTGGCTTCGATCCAGACCGGTGCGCCGGCGCCCCGTGCCACGAGCGGTGGCGCGGATCTTGCGCTGCTCCTGCTCGGTATCGTCACCATCGGCCTGTTGGTGATCGCGGTGCCGTACTTCCGCTATCGCTGGAGAGACTGA
- a CDS encoding DUF4193 family protein: MADDELSDDQLDDELDEDLDDEDLDDLDEEDVEDLDDDDLTVPEGDEDDAAVDVEEGGGDEDEAGPAPTTSRHRGSGDEDEDEDDIDADDVEEDLDTILRDRIAATDDEEDDEEDDAGSSDDRAEGTGRVQPKKPGEFVCQSCFLVKHPSQLADAKLQYCTDCV, encoded by the coding sequence ATGGCTGACGACGAACTGAGCGACGACCAGCTCGACGACGAACTCGACGAAGACCTGGACGACGAAGATCTCGACGACCTCGATGAGGAGGACGTCGAGGATCTCGACGACGACGACCTCACGGTCCCAGAGGGTGACGAAGACGACGCTGCCGTCGACGTCGAGGAAGGCGGCGGGGACGAGGACGAGGCGGGCCCGGCGCCCACCACCTCACGTCACCGCGGCTCGGGCGACGAAGACGAAGACGAAGACGACATCGACGCCGACGACGTCGAGGAGGACCTCGACACCATCTTGCGGGATCGGATCGCGGCGACCGACGACGAAGAGGACGACGAGGAGGACGACGCTGGCAGCAGTGACGACCGTGCCGAGGGCACCGGGCGCGTGCAACCGAAGAAGCCCGGCGAGTTCGTGTGCCAATCGTGCTTCTTGGTGAAACACCCCAGTCAGCTCGCTGATGCGAAGTTGCAGTACTGCACGGACTGCGTCTGA
- a CDS encoding universal stress protein yields MTYTTVVVGTDGSETAQAAVLQAAQLAAADHGTVVVVSAYEPAAEPAANPDRLPDDIRWMLTDVAQAEGLAAKGREVAREQGASRVIVRAEKGDPATAILEVAEEFDAELIVVGSKGLGSPAHFLLGSVASRVAHHAPCDVLVVQTDRPAAGSRGK; encoded by the coding sequence GTGACCTACACGACAGTGGTCGTCGGGACGGACGGTTCGGAGACGGCACAGGCAGCGGTGCTGCAAGCCGCCCAGCTGGCGGCGGCGGACCACGGCACGGTGGTGGTGGTCAGTGCCTATGAACCCGCTGCCGAGCCGGCAGCGAACCCTGACCGGCTTCCCGACGACATCAGGTGGATGCTCACCGACGTCGCGCAGGCAGAGGGCCTTGCCGCCAAAGGCCGAGAAGTAGCGCGTGAACAAGGCGCGAGTCGAGTGATCGTTCGCGCGGAGAAGGGGGATCCCGCCACCGCGATCTTGGAGGTGGCCGAGGAGTTCGATGCGGAGCTCATCGTCGTCGGTTCGAAAGGCCTCGGCTCACCGGCGCACTTCCTGCTGGGGAGCGTGGCAAGCCGAGTCGCACACCATGCCCCGTGTGATGTCCTTGTCGTCCAGACCGACCGCCCTGCGGCGGGTTCGCGAGGCAAGTGA
- a CDS encoding GNAT family N-acetyltransferase, with amino-acid sequence MVTEGARPGTTADVARLAELVAASRGELAPARGGEMWVSRDAPAPPHDQRLRDALDDATGAGVWCGTLDDVIVGLAVARIEVGRDGVALAVIDELYVEPGARGMGVGEAMMDLLVAWAGSAGCAGIDAAVLPGNRIGKNFFERYGLTARAIRVHRALPDSSDDDEQATP; translated from the coding sequence ATGGTCACCGAGGGCGCCCGGCCCGGCACCACGGCCGATGTGGCACGTCTGGCCGAACTGGTGGCGGCCAGCCGCGGTGAGCTCGCCCCGGCACGCGGCGGCGAGATGTGGGTGTCGCGCGACGCACCGGCGCCCCCACACGACCAGCGGCTGCGCGATGCCCTCGACGACGCGACCGGCGCCGGAGTGTGGTGCGGCACCCTCGATGACGTGATCGTCGGCCTGGCGGTCGCCAGGATCGAGGTCGGGCGCGACGGCGTGGCGCTGGCGGTCATCGACGAGCTCTACGTCGAGCCCGGCGCACGTGGCATGGGGGTGGGCGAAGCCATGATGGACCTGCTGGTGGCGTGGGCCGGCTCGGCTGGGTGTGCGGGGATCGACGCAGCGGTACTTCCCGGCAACCGCATCGGGAAGAACTTCTTCGAGCGCTACGGGCTGACCGCCCGCGCGATCCGGGTCCACCGCGCCCTGCCCGACAGCTCCGATGACGACGAGCAGGCGACGCCGTGA
- a CDS encoding NUDIX hydrolase: MSAPPVPQLAVGAVVVDDERLLMVRRGHGPAAGAWSVPGGRLEVGESIVEAVVRELAEETGLEGVCGALVGWTEVIEPTSHYVILDFWVTLLEGRDPVAGSDAAEARWVPLGEIAGLQLVPGLAEFLHEHGVLDTIA; the protein is encoded by the coding sequence GTGAGCGCGCCGCCCGTGCCGCAGCTCGCCGTCGGCGCGGTGGTTGTCGATGACGAGCGCCTGCTCATGGTGCGCCGGGGTCACGGGCCGGCCGCAGGCGCATGGTCGGTTCCCGGCGGGCGACTCGAAGTCGGCGAGAGCATCGTCGAGGCGGTCGTGCGCGAGCTGGCCGAAGAGACCGGGCTCGAAGGGGTCTGTGGTGCGCTGGTGGGCTGGACCGAGGTGATCGAGCCCACCAGCCACTACGTGATCTTGGACTTCTGGGTCACGCTGTTGGAAGGACGTGACCCGGTGGCCGGGTCCGACGCTGCGGAGGCCCGCTGGGTGCCGCTGGGTGAGATCGCCGGGCTGCAGCTCGTGCCGGGCCTCGCCGAGTTCCTGCACGAGCACGGCGTGCTCGACACGATCGCCTGA
- a CDS encoding crotonase/enoyl-CoA hydratase family protein, translating to MVEYELQGHIAVITINRPEARNAVNGAVATGIEEAIDKLEADANAWIGILTGARTEKGYIFCAGADLKEINSGNAGGLQTRRGGFGGITQRERAKPIIAAVDGPALAGGTEIVLSTDLVVASDTATFGIPEVKRALVAGAGGLFRLPRKIPRNIAMEAALTGDPISAERAAHFGLVNVLCKEGEALEKAKELAARVTANAPLAVQESRKIVLAATDEPDEVGWKLSGEGMMRMMQTEDIGEGLTAFIEKRAPEWKGR from the coding sequence ATGGTCGAATACGAACTGCAAGGTCACATCGCCGTCATCACGATCAACCGCCCCGAGGCGCGCAACGCGGTGAACGGTGCGGTCGCGACGGGCATCGAAGAGGCGATCGACAAGCTCGAGGCCGACGCCAACGCCTGGATCGGAATCCTCACCGGCGCACGCACCGAGAAGGGCTACATCTTCTGTGCCGGCGCCGACCTCAAGGAGATCAACTCCGGTAACGCGGGCGGCCTCCAGACCAGGCGCGGGGGGTTCGGCGGCATCACCCAGCGGGAGCGGGCCAAGCCGATCATCGCAGCGGTCGATGGCCCAGCGCTCGCCGGCGGCACCGAGATCGTGCTGTCCACCGACCTCGTCGTCGCCTCCGACACCGCCACCTTCGGGATCCCCGAGGTGAAGCGCGCCCTGGTCGCCGGCGCCGGCGGTCTGTTCCGCCTGCCACGCAAGATCCCGCGCAACATCGCCATGGAAGCCGCGCTGACCGGCGACCCCATCTCGGCCGAGCGGGCCGCGCACTTCGGCCTGGTCAACGTGCTGTGCAAGGAAGGTGAAGCGCTCGAGAAGGCCAAGGAGCTAGCGGCCCGGGTGACCGCCAACGCGCCGCTCGCCGTGCAGGAGAGCCGCAAGATCGTGCTCGCGGCCACCGACGAGCCGGACGAGGTCGGCTGGAAGCTCTCGGGCGAAGGCATGATGCGGATGATGCAGACCGAGGACATCGGCGAGGGCCTCACTGCGTTCATCGAGAAGCGCGCCCCGGAGTGGAAGGGCCGCTGA
- a CDS encoding 50S ribosomal protein L11 methyltransferase encodes MEPAPATFPGVPRRWWQLTVRVPAERGGWATDVIWRHGPAAVREMEHDQTAVVLEAGFEGGEAADTAARELGAAGAWVDLQVVGDERWLDEWRRHARSVVIADRIVVVPAWLAPGAGATTLQTVRLDPGRTFGHGGHPTTVLAVEGMLPYVTTASTVLDVGSGSGVVAIAALVSGAAEATAVDIDPDAVEVTRSNAALNHVEDRLTAIVGGLDQVAARYDLVVANIGAGALIGLAAEVAQHTRSGGRVVLGGFLADRCAEVEGAYRACGYSVLLEQRAEGWAGLVLGRRRPRPRRLIRPARPRGA; translated from the coding sequence ATGGAACCCGCACCCGCCACCTTCCCAGGTGTCCCGCGCCGCTGGTGGCAGTTGACCGTCCGCGTGCCCGCCGAGCGTGGCGGATGGGCCACCGATGTCATCTGGCGCCACGGGCCCGCCGCGGTGCGCGAGATGGAACACGACCAGACAGCGGTGGTCCTCGAAGCCGGTTTCGAGGGCGGGGAGGCAGCCGACACCGCCGCACGAGAACTTGGTGCCGCTGGCGCGTGGGTCGACCTCCAGGTGGTGGGCGACGAGCGGTGGCTCGACGAGTGGCGGCGGCACGCGAGGTCGGTGGTGATCGCCGATCGCATCGTGGTGGTGCCGGCGTGGCTGGCCCCGGGCGCCGGCGCGACGACGTTGCAGACCGTACGTCTCGACCCTGGCCGCACGTTCGGGCATGGCGGCCATCCGACCACCGTGCTGGCCGTCGAAGGGATGCTGCCGTACGTCACGACCGCATCGACGGTGCTCGACGTCGGTTCGGGATCCGGCGTGGTGGCCATCGCGGCCCTCGTGTCGGGTGCTGCGGAAGCCACGGCCGTCGACATCGACCCCGACGCCGTCGAGGTGACTCGATCGAATGCGGCGCTGAACCACGTCGAGGATCGCCTGACCGCGATCGTCGGTGGACTCGACCAGGTCGCCGCCCGCTACGACCTCGTCGTCGCCAACATCGGGGCTGGCGCGCTGATCGGGCTCGCCGCCGAGGTCGCACAGCACACCAGATCCGGCGGCCGGGTCGTGCTCGGAGGGTTCCTCGCCGATCGGTGCGCCGAGGTGGAGGGGGCGTACCGGGCCTGTGGCTACTCGGTCCTGCTGGAGCAGCGCGCAGAGGGGTGGGCGGGCCTCGTGCTCGGGCGCCGGCGGCCGAGGCCACGGAGGCTGATCAGGCCAGCGCGACCTCGAGGTGCTTGA
- a CDS encoding cytochrome P450, whose translation MLVDDINLSELEFWELPWAERDAAFATLRRERPTAFFEEPELEGMPRGPGYYAICRHADVIEMSRRPELFCSGKGATAVIDMPEFMLEFFGGMINMDDPKHARQRKIVSASFTPRMLARAMDDVVAITHQVLDSVDAKPRVDLVQEISAKLPLVFICNMMGIPATEHQRVFEASNIILSMGDPEYVPDDVNPIQAFMEAGGDLNQLMVSLAAERMEHPTDDLTSALIHAEIDGERLTHEELASFFILLVVAGNETTRNAISHGVWLFDQHPDQRKIWLDDLDEVTPTAVEEIVRYATPVINMRRTVTGDVEVGGQQYHEGDKVLLYYNSANRDEAVFEDPDRFDVRRNPNPHVGFGGPGPHFCLGAHLARREITVMLQELYRRYPDLHVTGEPEQLRSSFINGIKHLEVALA comes from the coding sequence ATGCTGGTCGACGACATCAACTTGTCCGAGCTCGAGTTCTGGGAGCTGCCGTGGGCCGAGCGTGACGCCGCGTTCGCGACGTTGCGCCGCGAGCGCCCGACCGCCTTCTTCGAGGAGCCCGAGCTCGAGGGGATGCCGCGTGGGCCGGGCTACTACGCGATCTGCCGCCACGCCGACGTGATCGAGATGAGCCGCCGACCGGAGCTGTTCTGCTCGGGCAAAGGCGCCACCGCGGTGATCGACATGCCGGAGTTCATGCTCGAGTTCTTCGGCGGCATGATCAACATGGACGACCCCAAGCACGCCCGGCAGCGCAAGATCGTGTCGGCCTCGTTCACGCCCCGGATGCTGGCCCGGGCCATGGACGACGTCGTGGCGATCACCCATCAAGTGCTCGACAGCGTCGACGCGAAACCCCGCGTCGACCTGGTGCAGGAGATATCCGCCAAGCTCCCGCTGGTCTTCATCTGCAACATGATGGGGATCCCTGCCACCGAGCACCAGCGGGTCTTCGAGGCCTCCAACATCATCTTGTCGATGGGCGATCCCGAGTACGTCCCCGACGACGTGAACCCCATCCAGGCGTTCATGGAAGCGGGCGGCGACTTGAACCAGCTCATGGTCAGCCTTGCCGCCGAGCGCATGGAGCATCCCACCGACGACCTCACGTCCGCCCTGATCCACGCGGAGATCGACGGCGAACGGCTCACCCACGAGGAGCTGGCGTCGTTCTTCATCTTGTTGGTCGTGGCGGGCAACGAGACCACCCGGAACGCGATCTCCCACGGGGTGTGGCTGTTCGACCAGCATCCGGATCAGCGCAAGATCTGGCTCGACGACCTCGACGAGGTCACGCCCACGGCGGTCGAGGAGATCGTTCGCTACGCCACACCGGTCATCAACATGCGCCGCACGGTCACCGGCGATGTCGAGGTCGGCGGCCAGCAGTACCACGAGGGCGACAAGGTCCTGCTGTACTACAACTCCGCCAACCGCGATGAAGCCGTGTTCGAGGACCCCGACCGGTTCGACGTGCGGCGCAACCCCAACCCGCACGTCGGCTTCGGCGGGCCCGGCCCGCACTTCTGCCTCGGTGCACACCTCGCCCGCCGCGAGATCACGGTGATGCTCCAGGAGCTGTACCGCCGCTACCCGGACCTCCACGTCACCGGCGAGCCCGAGCAGCTCCGGTCGAGCTTCATCAACGGGATCAAGCACCTCGAGGTCGCGCTGGCCTGA